The sequence below is a genomic window from Selenomonas ruminantium subsp. lactilytica TAM6421.
ATTTTCAACTGCCGCATTATTGCAGGATGCCACCACAATCCCATAATCATTGATTTTATCATTCTTCAATACAAAGTATCCGCCTTGAACGTATTGATAATATTTTTTATATCCATTCTTCCCATCAATTTGCCCATGAGAGAAATTCCTTACATCAAAAGCATTATCAGGATTTTGATATTCAGCCAGCAGTTTAGCCCGCTCTACAACGTTATTTACTACAATCTCTTTTAACATTGTGGTCTTGCCAGTCCCCGGCGGCCCATTTACGGAAAAAATCGATTGTTGATTATTATTTACGGTAAATAAATTAACTGCAACTTGCTGCATAAATGCTGGCATATACTTAGATGGCCATTTTGCTTGTGGTGCATGATTGACGTTTAAAATAGGAAATAGTTTATGATATAATTCATTTTTAGATAAAGAATTAGCTTTATTAAAAGCAAGATTTGTACGTTCAACAACATCTAAGAATGTAGGTGAATTGATATATGAAACAATGGCTTTTCCCATTTCTGTTTTCCAAAATTCACTACTAGAATCTAAACTTCTCTTGAGCATATCAATATCATCAGCAAAAAAGTTCATACTCAATCCATGATAATCATCTTCACTGACATATTGAGATGCATTAGCTATTTTATAGGAAATTATACAAGAATCTTCCACTCCCACATTATTAGCAAATGCATCTTTCAAGTATCTATCATATAGTTTTTGTTGTAATCTATATATTTCATTTTGAAAAAAACTTACAATTGTTTGGATATTACCGTCATTATCTGTATTAGTAGTTGTACTCGAAAAAGTAGTTTGTTGAATCGTTATTTCCCAATCACTAACACACTTCATATATTTATCATAAGCTAATGACCTATCATTAGCTAACGAATCTATCGCCCATAATAACGGTGATAAAGAGAACGAGTTATCTATATATTTTCCATTGGCGGTAAATTGCATACTTGCCCATGCAATTATATCATTATTACTTCTCTTATCAGGCGCATCAATATCTTTCCCCAATATATCAACAATTCGTTCTACACATTTATTTCTAATCACACTTCCAATATATAATGTGATATTACTGCAAAAATCCATCTTATGCTGTTTTTGAGCTGCAATAACTTGTGAGAGGATATCACCTGTGGGCTGTAAAAGCTCAATATCTTTCACACTATTTTTATTAATTTTCCTTCCCATCTTTGGAAGAGAATCTTGCTTCAACAATTCCAATAGATGCCAATACGACAAAATTATTTGAGCATTATTTATCATCTACAATCCCACCTAAATTATATTAGCAAAAAAGGCCATTGCACTAGCAATGACCTAAATTTACAAGTGGCGGAGTGGAGAGGATTCGAACCTCCGCACCGGTTACCCAGCCTAACGATTTAGCAAACCGTCCTCTTCAGCCTCTTGAGTACCACTCCGTGTATATGGCAGGGGCAGTAAGAATCGAACTCACAACCTACGGTTTTGGAGACCGTTGCTCTACCAATTGAGCTATACCCCTATATATCAAAAAATGGGGCGACTTATGGGGATCGAACCCATGCATGCTGGAGCCACAATCCAGTGTGTTAACCGCTTCACCAAAGCCGCCATGAAACTGGCAACGCCCTATCCTCCCAGTCCGTCTCCAGACAAGTACTTTCGGCGTATGAGTGCTTAACTACTGTGTTCGGTATGGGAACAGGTGGAACCACTCAGCTATCGTCACCAGATATTCAGTTGAGTATGTACTACTCAAAACTATACAGAAGAAATTTCAATGCCAAACATTTTAGTCTTGAAAGATAAGCCCTCGATTTATTAGTATTGGTCCGCTGCATGCCTTACGGCACTTCCACTCCCAACCTATCTACCTTGTCTTCTTCAAGGAATCTTACTGGATTACTCCATGAGATACTTCATCTCGGGACAGGCTTCACGCTTAGATGCTTTCAGCGTTTATCCCTTCCGGACGCAGCTACCCAGCTATGCTTCTGGCGAAACAACTGGTACACCGGCGGTCCGTCCACTCCGGTCCTCTCGTACTAGGAGCAGCTTCCCTCATGTATCTTACGCCCGCGATGGATATGGACCGAACTGTCTCACGACGTTCTGAACCCAGCTCACGTACCACTTTAATGGGCGAACAGCCCAACCCTTGGGACCTGCTTCAGCCCCAGGATGTGATGAGCCGACATCGAGGTGCCAAACCTCCCCGTCGATATGGACTCTTGGGAGAGATTAGCCTGTTATCCCCAGGGTAGCTTTTATCCGTTGAGCGATGGCAATTCCACTCTCATTCCACCGGATCACTAAGCCCTACTTTCGTACCTGCTCGACGTGTCTGTCTCGCAGTCAAGCTCCCTTCTGCCTTTATACTCTTCGCGCGATTTCTGTCCGCGCTGAGGGAACCTTTGGACGCCTCCGTTACTCTTTCGGAGGCGACCGCCCCAGTCAAACTGTCCGCCTGCCACTGTCCCCGAGGTCGTTGCTCTCAGGGTTAGATTCCTAACACGCAAAGGCTGGTATCCCAACATTGACTCCCTAGAACCTGGCGGCTCTAGTTCTCCGTCTCCCAGCTATCCTGTACGTTACATGCCAAAAATCAATGACAGGCTGCAGTAAAGCTCCATGGGGTCTTTCTGTCCAGTCGCGGGTAACCTGCATCTTCACAGGTATTTCAATTTCACCGGGTCCCTCGTTGAGACAGTGCCCAAGTCGTTACACCTTTCGTGCGGGTCGGAACTTACCCGACAAGGAATTTCGCTACCTTAGGACCGTTATAGTTACGGCCGCCGTTTACTGGGGCTTCAATTCCGAGCTTCACCTTGCGGCTGACCCGTCCTCTTAACCTTCCAGCACCGGGCAGGTGTCAGCACCTATACGTCAGATTTCTCTTTAGCAGGCACCTGTGTTTGTGGTAAACAGTCGCTTGGGCTTCTCTTCTGTCGCCGGCTCCAGCTCCATCAGTAAATGACTTCACCAGCTCTGGCCATCCTTCTCCCGAAGTTACGGATGCATTTTGCCGAGTTCCTTAACGAGGGTTTTCCCGCGCACCTTAGGATTCTCTCCCCGCCTACCTGTGTCGGTTTTGGTACGGGTACATGTCGTCTCGTTAGAAGCTTTTCTTGGCAGTGTAGTACGTCTGAATTTGATGCATCCCGAAGGATTTATCTATCTATCGGTTCTCAGCCTTTCAGTGTGGGGATTTGCCTCCACACCAGCCTACCGCCTTCGACTGGCATTTCCATTCGCCAGCTCAGACTCCTTGCTGCGTCACTCCATCCTCAAACAACTCCATGCAGTACAGGAATTTTCGCCTGTTGTCCATCGCCTACGCTTGCTGCCTCGGCTTAGGTCCCGACTTACCCTGGGACGACGAGCGTTGCCCAGGATCCCTTAGGCTTTCGGTGGGCCAGATTCTCACTGGCCGTTTCGCTACTCATACCGGCATTCTCACTTCCATGCGCTCCAGCTGTCCTTCCGGTCAACCTTCAACGCCCATGGAACGCTCCCCTACCCATGCTTGCGCATGCCGCGACTTCGGTTCTGTACTTGAGCCCCGGATATTTTCGGCGCAGGGCCTCTCGACCAGTGAGCTATTACGCACTCTTTAAATGGTGGCTGCTTCTGAGCCAACATCCTGGTTGTTTAGGAAGTCCTACATCCTTTTCCACTTAGTACAGCATTGGGGACCTTAGTCGGCGGTCTGGGCTGTTTCCCTCTTGAATACGGGTCTTATCACTCGCATTCTGACTCCCAGGTTCTTCTCATAAAGCCATTCGTAGTTTGACTGGAGTTGGTATCCATTACAGACCCGCGTCCGATCAGTGCTCTACCGTCTTTATGTGTCGCCTGAGGCTAGCCCTAAAGCTATTTCGGGGAGAACCAGCTATCTCCACGTTCGATTGGCATTTCACCCCTATGCACAGCTCATCCCAAAGTTTTTCAACACTCACGGGTTCGGCCCTCCACTCATTTTTACCTGAGCTTCAGCCTGGCCATGCATAGATCACTGTGGTTTCGGGTCTAATCCATGTAACTTGCGCCCTGTTCAGACTCGCTTTCGCTTCGGCTCCGTGTCTTCCACTTAACCTCGCTACATAAATTAACTCGCCGGTTCATTCTTCAATAGGCACGCCGTCGCTCATATAAAGAGCTTCGACTGCTTGTAGACATACGGTTTCAGGTTCTATTTCACTCCCCTCCCGGGGTTCTTTTCACCTTTCCCTCACGGTACTATGCGCTATCGGTCGTTCCGTAGTATTTTGCCTTGGATGGTGGTCCACCCTGCTTCCCACAAGGTTTCACGTGTCTCGTGGTACTCTGGATACCGGCCCATTGGACAACTTTTCGCTTACGGGGGTTTCACCTTCTGTGCCGCTCCTTCCCAGAAGCTTCAGCTAAATTGTCTTCCTTTTATGCCGGTCCTCAACCCCGGTCGTCCGAAGACGTCCGGTTTGGGCTCTTCCCTGTTCGCTCGCCGCTACTGAGGGAATCTCTTTTGATTACTTTTCCTCCGGTTACTTAGATGTTTCAGTTCACCGGGTGTGCCTCCTAGAAACTAGGTAATACGACATAACTCGTATTGGGTTGCCCCATTCGGACATCCATGACTCACAGCCTACTTGCGGCTCCTCATGGCTTTTCGCAGCTTATCGCGTCCTTCATCGGCTCGGAACGCCTAGGCATCCACCATATGCCCTTGGTAGCTTAACTTTCGTTGCTATAAGGTATCACATATTGTGATGTCTATGCTTTAGAATCCTAAAATGTTCGTTCAACCTTCTGTTTACACTGTCGTGTAGACCATTGGTTAAAATTGATACATTTTGATTTCTTCTGTGTAGTTTTCAGTGTACATATACCATTTGTTTTTAATGGTGGGCCTAAATAGACTTGAACTATTGACCTCACGCTTATCAGGCGTGCGCTCTAACCAGCTGAGCTATAGGCCCATAATGGTGGAGACGAGGAGAATCGAACTCCTGACCCCCTGCTTGCAAGGCAGGTGCTCTCCCAGCTGAGCTACGCCCCCATTATGGTATTCATTTTTAGAGAGAGTATTCTCTCAAAACTAGACAATGCAAAAGCCAAATGCTCCGACCTAAGACTTTGTAATCCTTAGAAAGGAGGTGATCCAGCCGCACCTTCCGATACGGCTACCTTGTTACGACTTCACCCCAGTCATCGCCCCCACCTTAGACGGCTGCATCCTTGCGGTTTGCCCACCGGCTTCGGGTGTGAATGACTTCCGTGGTGTGACGGGCGGTGTGTACAAGGCCCGGGAACGTATTCACCGCTGTATGCTGACCAGCGATTACTAGCGATTCCGACTTCATGCAGGCGGGTTGCAGCCTGCAATCCGAACTGGGAGATGGTTTATGGGGTTCGCTTGCCCTCGCGGGTTCGCTGCTCTCTGTCCATCCCATTGTAGTACGTGTGTAGCCCAGGACATAAGGGGCATGATGACTTGACGTCATCCCCGCCTTCCTCCGCGTTGTCCGCGGCAGTCTCATTTGAGTTCCCACCATAACGTGCTGGCAACAAATGATAGGGGTTGCGCTCGTTGCGGGACTTAACCCAACATCTCACGACACGAGCTGACGACAGCCATGCACCACCTGTTTTCGTGTCCCCGAAGGGAGGGATCTATCTCTAGATCTTTCACTCAATGTCAAGCCCTGGTAAGGTTCTTCGCGTTGCGTCGAATTAAACCACATACTCCACCGCTTGTGCGGGCCCCCGTCAATTCCTTTGAGTTTCAGTCTTGCGACCGTACTCCCCAGGCGGAATGCTTATTGCGTTAACTCCGGCACAGAAGGGGTCGATACCTCCTACACCTAGCATTCATCGTTTACGGCGTGGACTACCAGGGTATCTAATCCTGTTCGCTCCCCACGCTTTCGAGCCTCAGCGTCAGTTACAGTCCAGAAAGCCGCCTTCGCCACTGGTGTTCCTCCTAATATCTACGCATTTCACCGCTACACTAGGAATTCCGCTTTCCTCTCCTGCACTCAAGAAAGACAGTTTCAATCCCATCACGGGGTTGAGCCCCGCACTTTTAAGACTGACTTGCCTTCCCGCCTGCGCTCCCTTTACGCCCAATAATTCCGGACAACGCTCGCCACCTACGTATTACCGCGGCTGCTGGCACGTAGTTAGCCGTGGCTTCCTCGACGGGTACCGTCATTGCGAAAAACTATTCGCATTTCGCACATTCGTCCCCGTCAACAGAGCTTTACGAGCCGAAACCCTTCTTCACTCACGCGGCGTTGCTCCGTCAGGCTTTCGCCCATTGCGGAAGATTCCCCACTGCTGCCTCCCGTAGGAGTCTGGACCGTGTCTCAGTTCCAATGTGGCCGTTCATCCTCTCAGACCGGCTACTGATCGTCGCCTTGGTAGGCCGTTACCCCACCAACTAGCTAATCAGACGCAGACCCATCGCAAAGCGATAGCTTACAAGTAGAGGCCATCTTTAATCAGTCTCCCATGCGGGAATCTGACAACATTCGGTATTAGCAGTCCTTTCGGACTGTTGTCCCCATCTTTGCGGCAGGTTGTCTACGCGTTACTCACCCGTTTGCCACTCGGTTCTCAAAAGCAAGCTTTCAATCACCTCGTTCGACTTGCATGTGTTAAGCACGCCGCCAGCGTTCGTCCTGAGCCAGGATCAAACTCTCCATAAAATTTATGAAGAACCTTGATTGGCTCTCAATTATCTATTAAAGAAATTGCCGATTGCTATGTTGTTCATACCAATCGATGTTTTGTTAAGAAGTAAAAACTTCTTCAAACATCTGGCTTAATCATGTTGCATGATTATTTTGCATTGTTTAGTTTTCAAAGAACAATCTTGTGAAGCGCTTCTTTCGAAGTGCCTGTCGCTTCAAGCGACTCATTTATCTTATCACTATCAGATCAGCTTGTCAAGAACTTTTTTGAAGTTTTTTCGAAGCTTTTTGGAACGTCCCAGCGGCCTGCCACTCAAGGCTTGCTTGGCTGTTTCGTTGCCGTATCTGTCAGCGACTTGTATTATATTACACGAGTTCACCTCACCTGTCAACACCTTTTTTAAACTTTTTTCGGTTTTTCTCCAAGGGTTCTCCAAAAGTTCCCTCGGCGTCTTTGTACTGAGCTGCGATGTACGCACAAGCCCCCTTTTGTTCGCAGTTCTTTTTACTGCCAGCGCCCAGTATGCAAAAAAGGCACTACCCAAAGGTAATGCCTATCATTTCATAATGGCGGAGTGTGAGAGATTCGAACTCTCGATACAGCGTTCACCGTATACACGCTTTCCAGGCGTGCTCCTTCAACCACTCGGACAACACTCCGTGTGCTCTCTAAACGAAAGCTATTCAGTTCGTCGCTCGCGTTTCCCGCCTGCAACGATAATTAGTTTAGCATCATAGCAATCATCTGTCAAGCACTTTTTTATATTTTTTTCAAATTATCTCAGGAACACCACATTCGTAGCATCCAGGAAGTGCGTAGCACCATTCTCGATCAGGACACGATTGGCATCTGCCAGGGACAATACCGGCGTACCACCATGATTCTCCACTGCCACAGCTCTTACCACCAACGGATGGCTGCCTGCACGTTCTGCGCCAGCCATATCCCTTGCATAAGAAGCCATGCCTTTTTCGATTACCTTATCATAATCCAGGTTCTTATAGCCATAAATCGGGCTGCCATTTTCGTTCTTGATAACAGGGCTCATAACCGGTTTCAAGCCCAAACCACGGCAATCCACTACCAGCCCCGTAAAATTGCCGATTGCTCTGCCATCGGGAGCTGCTGCTGC
It includes:
- a CDS encoding DNA helicase, translating into MINNAQIILSYWHLLELLKQDSLPKMGRKINKNSVKDIELLQPTGDILSQVIAAQKQHKMDFCSNITLYIGSVIRNKCVERIVDILGKDIDAPDKRSNNDIIAWASMQFTANGKYIDNSFSLSPLLWAIDSLANDRSLAYDKYMKCVSDWEITIQQTTFSSTTTNTDNDGNIQTIVSFFQNEIYRLQQKLYDRYLKDAFANNVGVEDSCIISYKIANASQYVSEDDYHGLSMNFFADDIDMLKRSLDSSSEFWKTEMGKAIVSYINSPTFLDVVERTNLAFNKANSLSKNELYHKLFPILNVNHAPQAKWPSKYMPAFMQQVAVNLFTVNNNQQSIFSVNGPPGTGKTTMLKEIVVNNVVERAKLLAEYQNPDNAFDVRNFSHGQIDGKNGYKKYYQYVQGGYFVLKNDKINDYGIVVASCNNAAVENISKELPRAKDIISSFDNDEAQKHIRDLFDVSKSLLYEDFVVNGKVQRDKDIYFSRFTSDLLGTKDSAWGLIAAALGKKENVRQFATCVLNPLKDSFFS